In Desulfofundulus kuznetsovii DSM 6115, the following are encoded in one genomic region:
- a CDS encoding SPOCS domain-containing protein translates to MPIEYVYTEPEEVLCLKIKVPVVLAEEEVQVLVDSTVTLPELAKKVDHIDARVEDLEAEPVFIHESISTWFPRINNEWKNHFKDIVGLVAVVKKVIVSGVLHKQIFYVNNRDEVKHFAENVPFTKMIELKEPQAVLREDDVMVQFPKPKFDITWELVRASRLHQTGVIIVRIKVVEERQIFVQLCPSPELCPPGNLLEDPGFEQWAGNVPIFWGATTNVAPTTVARTGSFAAELGVTNPASTAAIFQTVRRGIAPARAYRLTFWARENVAPVTPVSAFNLVAEVRFFDRNGMQIDGAIQSIGSVNIPDNNYQQFTLNIPVSPAGARTALIRFTFNPATGNTNTVKIDDASFECIGGFPT, encoded by the coding sequence ATGCCCATCGAGTATGTCTATACCGAGCCGGAAGAGGTATTGTGCCTTAAGATCAAGGTGCCGGTGGTACTGGCCGAGGAAGAGGTGCAGGTGCTGGTGGACAGCACCGTTACCCTGCCCGAGCTGGCCAAGAAGGTGGATCACATCGACGCCCGGGTGGAAGACCTGGAGGCAGAGCCGGTATTCATTCACGAGAGCATCAGCACATGGTTCCCCAGGATCAATAACGAATGGAAAAACCATTTCAAGGACATTGTCGGACTTGTAGCCGTGGTAAAAAAGGTTATTGTCAGCGGGGTGCTGCACAAGCAAATCTTTTATGTCAACAACAGGGACGAAGTGAAACATTTTGCCGAAAACGTTCCTTTCACCAAGATGATTGAGCTCAAGGAGCCCCAGGCTGTGCTCCGGGAAGATGATGTAATGGTGCAGTTTCCCAAACCCAAGTTTGATATTACCTGGGAGCTGGTACGGGCCAGCCGCCTGCACCAGACCGGTGTGATTATCGTGCGGATCAAGGTGGTGGAAGAGCGGCAGATCTTCGTGCAACTTTGCCCGTCTCCCGAACTCTGTCCTCCTGGCAACCTGCTGGAAGACCCGGGGTTTGAACAATGGGCGGGCAACGTGCCCATCTTCTGGGGCGCCACGACCAACGTCGCTCCCACTACCGTCGCCCGTACTGGCAGTTTTGCCGCAGAACTGGGAGTCACGAATCCCGCAAGCACCGCGGCCATTTTCCAGACCGTGCGCCGGGGTATAGCTCCCGCCAGGGCTTACAGGCTGACCTTCTGGGCCCGGGAAAATGTTGCTCCCGTTACCCCCGTCAGTGCCTTCAACCTGGTGGCGGAGGTGCGCTTCTTTGACCGCAACGGTATGCAGATTGACGGGGCCATCCAGAGCATTGGCAGCGTGAACATTCCTGATAACAACTACCAGCAGTTTACCCTGAACATACCTGTTTCCCCCGCCGGTGCCCGTACTGCTCTG